A DNA window from Actinomadura coerulea contains the following coding sequences:
- a CDS encoding sulfotransferase domain-containing protein encodes MISRRDAPPWVKEAGRAATRAGGRLTSGARMLPDFLMVGTQRGGTTSLFRALAAHPATVQPNFHKGVHYFDVNYPRGLAWYRGHFPVRALAERRARGAVPQAFESAGYYMHHPLAPERIARDLPGVKLVVLLRDPVVRAYSAHKHELARGFETEPFERALDLEPERLAGEIDKIRADPAYVSHGHRHHSYLDRGRYAEQIERLFALFGRDRVLVVFAEDFFTEPEPCYDSILRFLGLPAWRPASFERHNARPGSPLPDHLQRRLADYYAPWDDKLAALLGTEPAWRR; translated from the coding sequence GTGATCTCACGTCGTGACGCCCCCCCGTGGGTCAAGGAGGCGGGACGGGCCGCGACCCGCGCCGGAGGACGGCTGACCTCGGGCGCCCGGATGCTGCCCGACTTCCTCATGGTCGGCACGCAGCGCGGCGGCACCACCTCGCTGTTCCGCGCCCTGGCCGCGCACCCGGCGACCGTCCAGCCCAACTTCCACAAGGGCGTGCACTACTTCGACGTCAACTACCCGCGCGGTCTCGCCTGGTACCGGGGGCACTTCCCGGTCCGGGCGCTCGCCGAGCGCCGCGCGCGGGGCGCCGTCCCGCAGGCGTTCGAGTCCGCCGGCTACTACATGCACCACCCGCTGGCGCCGGAGCGGATCGCCCGCGACCTGCCCGGGGTGAAGCTCGTCGTCCTGCTGCGCGACCCGGTGGTGCGGGCCTACTCCGCCCACAAGCACGAGCTGGCGCGGGGGTTCGAGACCGAGCCGTTCGAGCGGGCCCTCGACCTGGAGCCCGAGCGGCTCGCCGGGGAGATCGACAAGATCCGGGCCGACCCCGCCTACGTGAGCCACGGCCACCGCCACCACTCCTACCTGGACCGCGGCCGCTACGCCGAGCAGATCGAGCGGCTGTTCGCCCTCTTCGGACGGGACAGGGTGCTCGTGGTGTTCGCGGAGGACTTCTTCACCGAACCCGAGCCCTGCTACGACTCCATCCTGCGGTTCCTGGGGCTGCCGGCGTGGCGGCCCGCGTCGTTCGAGCGGCACAACGCCCGGCCGGGCTCCCCGCTGCCGGACCACCTGCAGCGCCGCCTGGCCGACTACTACGCCCCCTGGGACGACAAGCTCGCCGCGCTCCTCGGCACCGAGCCCGCCTGGCGGCGATGA